The region GTTAAAACAAATACATATGAACTGAAAAGATGAAAGAAATCAACGAGAATTTGAAGCTTACTCTAGATTAGTGTCCCACATGTGAACGGAAGCATCTGAACCACCAGCTGTGAAGACATATCTACCATCATAACTACACGCTAAATTAGAGACCTATAAGAAACAACTAATTGATCAGTTAAATCATGTATAGATAAATATCTCGTACATATCTAAGTGATACACATACCCCATTTGGATGAGCGATTAGAGCCATTGAGTTGTGTGGATTTCCATCCAGCGGTAGAACGTGCAAACCAACTTTATCACGAGTGTTATAAACCATATATCTCTTATCGTTAATCTCATCAGCAGTTGGTAAAATCAATATTCTGTAAGACGAGAAACATTGTTGTTGTCAACATTGTTATCTTTAAAGTTAGTGAAATATAAGAGCGATACTTACTTTTCTAAAGGTGAAGCGTATGTTGGTCCTAATAATGTTTTTCTGCACATTTTTGTCGTCGAATTGTAAAGTTTCAGCTTGAACTGTAAAAACGTATGGAATACATACAAACTGTTCTCTATCGAGTAGATGAAATACTCAATGAATATTGGTTATTTCATTGTCTTCAATTACCTGATCATTTGCTGTACAGATAAACTGTTCTTTAGTAATAGGGGGATACCATGACATACAGAGAGGATGAGCGCTTTGCTCGATACGGTCAGAAGCCAACACCTTCAGGTCGTCTTTCGAACTGTCTTCAAGATTGTATTCAATCTGATATACGATAGAAATTGATGAATCGATGTACATTCGTTAGCTATCTGATGCAATAATGAGGTATTGTGCACTTACCAGGAATCTGTCATCTCCTAATGAAAGCAGACGTGGTTTACCGTTATCGAGTTGTGTTCCGAACAAAACATCTCTGATTTCTTTGTAATGCGCCCGATTTCTGCCCAAATACAACCACGGTTCCCCTTCGCGGTGTTTCGATCGCTCGAACACCGATAAAGTGAACTCGGCATCCTGAAATATGAGAAATTTATCTATGACTTTACAACAACAGAAAGATATCGTATGCCTCGGTACTAAAATCAAACGATGATTATCTACGTACAGCAACAGCGAGATATTGGGAATCATGACTGAAAACCAGTTTTGTTACGGCATCATGTGAATAATGGAATGGGTTTTGAACTTCATCCGCTAACGTGAGACTGTCTAAAATTCTTACAGTTCCATTTGTGAAACCGACAGCCAAGTAAAATCCTTTTGGATCAAAAGCACAACATCTAATGCATTGTCCTCTATCGAAATAGCGAGATGCGACtggttttctgaaatttgaatatcaaCATTTTGATTAGACGAAAACAAGTAACTGCTAATATTTTACTCATTAAATGATGCTTACTTTCTGACATAATCCCAGACTTTTAACAGTCCAGAGTAACTTCCAATGACCACGCGTGAACTGAAATTATATGATTACATAGGGTTTTAGTGCAATCGGACTGAATGATATAAAACTGTTGCAGATTAGGCAGGTTTTACTAAACCTTATTTAGAGAATACTTACTCTGATGGATGTGTTGCTAATGCGTGTACAGCGCTATCGTGATCTCTGTGAATAATCTGAgtgaaaacatcaaaaatagtTTTCGTAAGAAACAGACTGGTGTAATATTAATGTCGTTAACTCGTGAGCAGATGAACTTACATCAATAACCGTTCCATCCGTCGTCACATGAGCATAAATAGCAGCAGAAGATCCAACCACAAAATCTCTGATAAAGAACTGTTTCGCAGATATTGTAGCATCGGGCGGATATTGAGTGTCTTCGCGCTTCCTACAAAATTCAGCAATATTATTCGttcattgttttttctttcgtTTATCGATAGATTTGATGGAGCATGTATGTTACTTACAACACGAGATCGAAATCTGGTAAATATGCAAATGACAGAGCATTAACGGGACCTACATTGAAATCCTGATACCTACAGAGATCGGATATAAACAATGTTAGTAATGAATCGATTGAAGTGCGCTATGTAagaaaataaactactattatcattgattatgattattattatcattataattacATCACATACTAAACTTACCAGTTTACAAGTTTTAATGTctgatcaaaatatttcacatgACCCAATGCATCCCCTGTCACAAGGAACCTAAAAGTATGAATGTTTTCATCACTATGATTATCTCATTCTAACGTGACTAATTAACATTATTcagttttcatcaaatacctGTCGGTTGTAGTCAAAACGGTGATCGCTTTGTCTTGAATTTTAACCAGTTTCAACGCCTTTTTATCGGGAGATGATTCCGGTgatggttttatattttcccaGACTACGAGGTTTCCGAGTGATGTCGCGGTCAGTGCTCTCGAGCCTCCCTTTTGAAACACTGATTGGCTGTATTTTCCAACTGGTTTGTTGAAATCTTTATCAGATAAAGCCGGAGCGTAGTACACTAATTCTCCATTTTTCTGAATTCAGAATGGATACATTTTCTACACGAGATACCAAAGTAATTTCAACGAATAAATAACGAATTAATTAAAGAATTAAGACTTACATAAGAGTAGAATATGATTTGTGATTCATTGTTTGAAACCAATTGCGTCGAATCATCAGGATTGAATAACACATATGTCTGCAAACACATTAAACATATTTCCAGTGAAACTTTTATTTCACCaggcgcgttggaagcaatgTTTTATCGCTGCGGCCAAATACCGATTTTGGACAGATTATTAATATTGCCGCGGCAAATCaacttaatttcttcaaaaacgtggtattcaaagaaaaaaaaacgtcattcattcaattgttGCCACGGCTTTCACCGCAGCAGTCGCTGTACTTCCAACGCCACTGTTCACATTAACAAAAGTTATAACTTAATTCGAATTcgtaaaaatcatgaaatagtGTTGATTTTCTTACTTGCAATCCATATTTCGGATCTATTTCAGTTTTATGCATAGGTGTATTTTCACCATTCGTCCAGTCCCATAATGCTAATGTCTGCACACCTTGTTTGTCAGGTACGGACAAAGTGGCGAGATATTTAGCATCATTTGTAATCGCCATCGATACGATACCTCCGTCTGCCGGTTCAAACATTGTTCTTACTGGCATTCTAAAAATAGTAAACCAAAATATGAGATTGAAATATCAGCGATGGCAACAgattttgattatatttgatatataacgGGCTCTTACCCAGTTTGTGAATCCCAAATTATCAGTATATTATCACCGGTGCCTTTATCAGCTGTAGCGAGCCAACGTTTATCTTCACTCACACACGTGCAACTAATCGGGTTCGACTAAAAAATTAATCACCAATTTTCAGCAAGATCTCGATAAGAAGGAATTCATCGTTTAAaagtgtttttatttttacgtACATGTCCCTGCAGCAGTCTCTGTGTATTGTACTCTATATCATACAGGACACCGGTATGAGCTACAACATACATGATTCTCTTACTGTTTCCATCTGTTATATTCAATACCGGTATATTGATGTTCATACCGAACGACCAAACCATATTCTACAAAACAAACAGATAATTAAAGATTGAAATCCAAGTATTTCGCAAGCcacaaatatttgatattcagGTGCCAGTTTATTTAATTAACTATAaggaccagttgctcaaaatttGGTTTATTAAGTTAACTTTCAGTTATTCCGATGCAGTtttaatctttaatatgtcatttttcaaatgtgaCCATAAATTAGCCGTACGTACCAATGCATTCATACCGCGTTCTGAAGGAATAAGAAACTCTGATTGGTCCGGTGTTTTGCTCGGGGCTGGTGGTGCACTCGGAATATTAATCCCAGTCTCTTCTGGAGACCTGAATATCAAAACATCgataataaattagttcaaaTAGAGAAGTAATGAACATGTTGAATATCGATCTAGTTCGTTTGTACCTGGGTGGAGCACTGGGAGTTTTTGGAAGGGATACACCTGATGATGGACATGGAGATGAAAATGAAGGTGGTTGCGCTGGTGATTGTGGAACATCATCAGCCAACTGGTTAGCAGGTGTCTGGTCATCTGGTGTCTGTTCAGCAGGTGTCTGTTCAGCAGGTGTCTGGTCATCTGGCGTCTGTTCAGCAGGTGTCTGGTCAGCAGGTGTCTGGTCATCTGGTGTCTGTTCAGCAGGTGTCTGTTCAGCAGGTGTCTGGTCATCTGGTTTCTGTTCAGCAGGTGTCTGGTCAGCTGGTGCCTGTTCAGCAGGTGTTTGGTCAGCTGGTGTCTGTTCAGCAGGTGTCTGGTCAGCAGGTGTCTGGTCAGCTGGCGTCTGTTCAGCAGGTGTTTGGTCAGCAGGTGTCTGGTCAGCTGGTGTCTGTTCAGCAGGTGTCTGGTCATCTTTCCCTTCAGCTCCATTATTTGATGCATTAGTGTTCTCAGTTTGCAATTCACTATCATCGACCTCTCTCTCCTCATTTTCAGTTTCATCTACCTGATCACTTGCAGTTACTGCTGTTTCCTCATCTTCGTCAACAGCATCTATGACTTCAGCAGAAACTTTGTCTTCTAACTGACTTGTATTTGTAGCATCACTCGCTTCAGTAGTTTCTACATTTTTTAATTTGGCAACTGAATTCTCTTCTATCTGATCAGCATCATTAGACGAATTTGTATTTTCTGCGGTCACCTCCGGTTTATTTTCAGGGTCTGACATCCTTAATGAATCCTGTagcatttagaaaatagtcaGAATTTATGTTGCATACTGTCTACTGACGAGAGTAAGATGTAGCCATTATTGGctattttattcattaaaaaaatacaGCAAAATCTGCAATCAGAGGAGACTTTTTAAGACGATATAGCTAGACCTACCTAGTCAAATGTTGACGTTGTCGTTGTGTATTAAGAGTAGTAAGAAGACAACACAAATGATTTTggatttttgttgttgttgtttttggaCATTAaactaaagaaaaatataattcattgtATGGCACACGAAGAATAAAGTGAAATACCTATTAGTTCAGTTAATTTACCAGTGCTGTATTTCTGTATCGTGTCAAAGATAAGAATTTAGTCTCTAGAGTCGAATTTATTAACGAAAAACCTCAGTACTAGCAGTGTATGGCGTCAATCATTCCCATAGAAACCGTTAGTGCTGCCACAGTGGTAACTTGCATGCCAGAGTAAGCATCGGTTCAAGGGATTCGAGTGGGGTTCGAACCGCATAGCTGTACTCGCGTGCCAGTGTCAAGCGACCTGTTCTGTACTCGCTAGCCACTGTAAGCGACCTGGCTAACGGAGTGACGTTCGAATCCCATAAACTAGGCGTAAAAAAAAGTAGCTCAACGGATTCGAACCCCAGTGCACGACACACGCAGTAATCAGTTAACAACGAGACTGAGTGttagttaataataataataataatactgaAGAATCTATTGCGTTCCTTTCATTAAAGAGTCTAAGTCTATATTGCATGTACAATGTTTATTACATTAAATACATTATATCTCTATTTACAGTctctatattcaaatatcgatcAGGAGTTCATCTATCATAGCtataaattataaaaatgttcaatttagcaaaaagattttttttgttCTTCAGAACATCGGCTAAGCGTTTAAACTCACAACTACAGCGCGTGATTAATCATTATATAGCCCATATAAACAGACTTCCCTTATTATTAATTAAAGGTAAATTCTACTTATCATACGTTATAAAGTTTGTTATACCtttcaaatttttgaataCACTTTCTTCACAATattctttctaaaaaaagCAACtcaataaaatacaattgATCATATAATGCCCACACAAAGAATACATCAATGAGCACCAAGTGGGAAAGTGGTGGAATTTCTGACGTAGGCAAGCCAAGcaattaattcataaatctattgaattcaatatcaataagtaaaagattttgaatttaaaaaaaaatgataataaatacgtacattgaaataaattaactTAAGTTCCAGTGGTTGCGGGTGAATCTATGAACTAACCGACACCGCTTGCTTGTTTTGAAACTGG is a window of Tubulanus polymorphus chromosome 2, tnTubPoly1.2, whole genome shotgun sequence DNA encoding:
- the LOC141898834 gene encoding cilia- and flagella-associated protein 251-like codes for the protein MSDPENKPEVTAENTNSSNDADQIEENSVAKLKNVETTEASDATNTSQLEDKVSAEVIDAVDEDEETAVTASDQVDETENEEREVDDSELQTENTNASNNGAEGKDDQTPAEQTPADQTPADQTPAEQTPADQTPADQTPAEQTPADQTPAEQAPADQTPAEQKPDDQTPAEQTPAEQTPDDQTPADQTPAEQTPDDQTPAEQTPAEQTPDDQTPANQLADDVPQSPAQPPSFSSPCPSSGVSLPKTPSAPPRSPEETGINIPSAPPAPSKTPDQSEFLIPSERGMNALNMVWSFGMNINIPVLNITDGNSKRIMYVVAHTGVLYDIEYNTQRLLQGHSNPISCTCVSEDKRWLATADKGTGDNILIIWDSQTGMPVRTMFEPADGGIVSMAITNDAKYLATLSVPDKQGVQTLALWDWTNGENTPMHKTEIDPKYGLQTYVLFNPDDSTQLVSNNESQIIFYSYKNGELVYYAPALSDKDFNKPVGKYSQSVFQKGGSRALTATSLGNLVVWENIKPSPESSPDKKALKLVKIQDKAITVLTTTDRFLVTGDALGHVKYFDQTLKLVNWYQDFNVGPVNALSFAYLPDFDLVLKREDTQYPPDATISAKQFFIRDFVVGSSAAIYAHVTTDGTVIDIIHRDHDSAVHALATHPSDSRVVIGSYSGLLKVWDYVRKKPVASRYFDRGQCIRCCAFDPKGFYLAVGFTNGTVRILDSLTLADEVQNPFHYSHDAVTKLVFSHDSQYLAVADAEFTLSVFERSKHREGEPWLYLGRNRAHYKEIRDVLFGTQLDNGKPRLLSLGDDRFLIEYNLEDSSKDDLKVLASDRIEQSAHPLCMSWYPPITKEQFICTANDQFKLKLYNSTTKMCRKTLLGPTYASPLEKILILPTADEINDKRYMVYNTRDKVGLHVLPLDGNPHNSMALIAHPNGVSNLACSYDGRYVFTAGGSDASVHMWDTNLEVLEAQSSLGGKDLIPFYGLLDGGRDGELFAELEDYFYYAQLRSQGVDTMDTRIVSTKIALSEVPFVMRAMGYYPSEQEVQDMINEVKYSKYVETGKYVQDIDLGEFIKLYVNHRPAFGLSPDKLRWAFETLGIPANSGQFAVERADLLDMLQSRGEHMTEYELAEYLTTLLGFNPEGGTSELQEFDASNAAETLDEFLPQDITAELFASEMLGLSLNAADVLDVIAEQQACT